The window GGCCACGTAGAAGCGGTGCGCGAGGAAGATCCCCGCGAGCGCCACCAGGAGCGAGATCCCCATCAACGTGAGCTCGATCGCGGCGTGGCTCCCGACGGCCTCCTCCGCCGCGTGGTGCGCGGGTCCTCCCGCGACGCGCGCCACATCCGCGAAGACGGGCTCGAGGAAGTTCCCCAGGACCTGGCCGCCGTGGATCAGCGGAATGTTGATCCATCCGCCCACGACGCTCAGGAGCGCGAGCACGAGGAGCGGGATCGTCATGCTGTTCGGCGACTCGTGGAGGTGGTGCTTCGCCTCGTGCGTGAGCCGCTCCGGCCCGTGGAACGTCATGAAGTAGAGCCGGAACATGTAGAACGCCGTCAGGAAGGCGCCGGTCAGGCCCACGCCCCAGAGGAGCGGTCCGCCGTTCTCCCACGCGTGCCAGAGGATCTCGTCCTTGCTGAAGAAGCCGGCCAGCGGGAACACGCCCGCGATCGCGAGCGTGGCGACGAGCATCGTGAGGTGCGTCCTCGGAAGGTGCTTCCGGAGGCCGCCCATCCGGTCCATGTCCTGCTCGCCGGAGAGGGCGTGGATCACACTGCCCGCCCCGAGGAAGAGGAGCGCCTTGAAGAAGGCGTGCGTCATCAGGTGGAAGATCCCCGCGGTGAAGGCTCCGACCCCGAGGCCCAGGAACATGTAGCCGAGCTGGCTCACGGTCGAGTAGGCGAGCACCCGCTTGATGTCCTTCTGGGTCAGCGCGACGGTCGCGGCGAAGAGGATCGTCGCGGCGCCGATCGCGGCCACGACGCCCAGCGCGACCGGCGAGAGCGTGTAGAGGATGTGGCAGCGGGCCACCATGTAGACGCCCGCCGTGACCATCGTGGCGGCGTGGATGAGCGCGCTGACGGGCGTCGGCCCCTCCATCGCGTCCGGGAGCCAGACGTGCAGCGGGATCTGGGCGCTCTTCCCCATCGCCCCGATGAAGAGGAAGAGCGCGATCGCGTTGGCGAGCGAGCTCCCGATCGCGAGCCGTCCCGGCGCCTCGGCGAAGACGCGGCCGAAGTCCAGCGTGCCGAACGTCACGAAGACGAGGAAGATCCCGATCATGAAGCCCCAGTCGCCGATCCGGTTCACGACGAACGCCTTGAAGCCGGCCGTGGCGGCGGAGGGCCGCTGGTACCAGTAGCCGATCAGGAGGAAGGAGCAGAGCCCGACCGCCTCCCATCCGAAGAAGAGGAGGAGGAAGTTGTCGGCCAGGACCAGCATCAGCATCGAGAAGGTGAAGAGGTTCAGGTACGCGAAGTACCGGCCGTACGCCTTCTCGTGTCCCATGTAGCCGGTCGAGTAGACGTGGATCAGGAACCCGACCCCGGTCACGACCAGCATCATGACGGCGGACAGCGGGTCGAGCGCGAGGCGGATCGGGACCGAGAAGTCCCCGGAGTCGATCCAGTCGAAGAGCGTCTGGAGGAAGATCCGCTCCTCGGCGGGCAGCTCGAGGAGCCGGAAGAAGCACCCCGCGGCGATCAGGAACGCGAGCCCGACCGAGCCCACGCCGAGCGCGCTCACCATCTTGCGCGGGAGCCGGCCGGCGCCGAGACCGTTCACGATCGCGCCGACGAGCGGCAGGGTCGGGACCAGCCAGAGGAGCGAGAGCGACATCGTCAGCCTTTCAGGAGGCGCACGTCGTCGACGTTCGCCGTGTCCCGGTTCCGGAAGATCGCCACCAAGATCGCGAGCCCGACCGCGACCTCGGCGGCGGCCACCGCCATCACGAAGAAGACGAAGATGTGCCCGTCCAGCGACGCGTGCTGCCGCGAGAACGCCACGAAGCTCAGGTTCACGGCGTTCAGCATCAGCTCGATCGACATGAAGATGACCAGCGCGCTCCGGCGCACCAGCACGCCCACCACCCCGATCGTGAAGAGGATCGCGGCGAGGATCTGGTACGCGACGAGCGGGACGCCCGGGTCGTTCATCCGAACTTCCTTTTGGCCAGGACCACCGCGCCGATCACCGCCACGAGGAGCAGGATCGAGGTGATCTCGAACGGGAAGAGCCAGACCGTGTAGAGCACCCGGCCGATCGAGGCCGGGGATCCGAACCCCTCGGGGAGGGGTGCCGAGCCCGCGAGGTCCGGAGGCTCTCCCGACGGAGCGAGGAGCACCCACAGCACCTCGGCGAACGCCACGATCGCGAACAGGATCCCGAACCCCTTCATGGCGCCGCGCGTGAGGAGCGGCGACTCGTCCTTGGCCCCCAGCAGCATCAGCACGAAGAGGAAGAGCACCATGATGGCGCCCGCGTAGACGAGCACCTGGAGCGCCGCGATGAAGGACGCGCTCAGGAGGATGAAGAGCCCCGAGACCGAGAGGAGCACGGCGATCAGGAAGAGCGCGCAGTGGACCTGATTCCGGTGGAAGACGACGGCCAGAGCGCAGCCCACGGCGATCCCCGCGAACATGGCGAAGAGGATTCCCTCTACCACAGCGCCACCACCGTCGCGGTCGCGACCAGGTTCAGGAGGGACGCGGGAAGGAGCACCTTCCACCCGAACGCCATGAGCTGGTCGTAGCGGAGCCGCGGGAACGTGGCCCGGAGCCAGACGAAGAAGAAGAGGAAGAGCGAGAGCTTGATGAGGAACCAGACCGGCCCCGGGAGCACGGGACCGTGCCAGGCGCCGAGGAACACCGTGATCGCGACCCCCGAGACCACCATCATGTTCGCGTACTCGCCCAGGAAGTAGAACGCCCACTTCATGCTCGAGTACTCGGTGTGGAAGCCCGCGACCAGCTCGGTCTCGGCCTCGGGCAGGTCGAACGGGGCGCGGTTCGTCTCGGCCACCCCGGAGATGACGTAGATCAGGAACCCGAAGAACTGCGGGACCACGTACCAGAGCGTGGCCTGCTGGCGGCCGATCTCCGCGAGGCTCAGCGTTCCCGCGAGGAGCACGACGCTCACGAGCGAGATCCCCTGCGCGAGCTCGTACGAGATCATCTGGGCCGAAGAGCGGAGCCCGCCGAGGAGCGGGTACTTGCTGTTCGACGCCCATCCGCCCAGCACGACCCCGTAGACCCCCATCGAGGTCGTGGCCAGGACGAAGAGGAGCGCCACGTTCACGTCCGCGACGTGGAGCGTGACCGTCCTCCCGAAGAGCGTGATCGTGTCTCCCCAGGGAATCACGGTCGCGGCGACGAGCGCGGTCACCACCGTGATCGCGGGCGCCAGGATGAAGACCGCCTTGTCCGCCTGGGACGGGACCATGTCCTCCTTCATGAAGAGCTTGATCCCGTCGGCGATCGACTGGAGGAGTCCGAACGGGCCCACGCGCTCGGGTCCGATCCGGTCCTGCATGTGGCCGATCACCTTGCGCTCCATCCACACGACGAAGGGGACCACGAGGAGGACGAACCCGAGGACGATGTGGACCTTGACCGCCGATTCGATCAGGAACGCGGTATCCACGCGGTCAGGTCAGCTCCGTCAGGAGCTGGTCCACGCCCTGCGGAGTGAGATCCTCGTGGTACCGGTCGTTCACCATCATCACGGGCGCCGTGCCGCAGGATCCGAGGCACTCGACCGAGACCAGGGTGAACCGGCCGTCCTTCGTCGTCTCCCCCTCCTTGATCCCGAGCCGTTCCTCGATCTGGGCCTGGAGCCGGTGGCCGCCCTTGAGACAGCAGGAGAGGTTGCGGCAGACCTGCAGGAGGTACTTCCCCACCGGGCGCTGGTGGAACATCGTGTAGAAGGTCACGACGCCGCGCACCTCCTGCGGCGTGACCTCGAGGAGCTGCGCCACCTCGAGCTGCGTCTCGGGGCTCAGCCAGCCCTGGTCCTCCTGGGCGACGTGCAGCGCCGGGATCAAGGCGGACTGGTTGGTCTCGTAGACCTGCCGGAGGTCCTGGATCCGCTTCCGCGCCTGTTCGGAGAGCACCGGTCCCTAGTTCTCCACGTTCGGGAACTGGTCGGACATGGTCGGGAAATCCTTGCGATGCGGATGTCCGAGCCAACCGTCGGGCGTGAGGATCCGCTCCAGATTCGGGTGTCCGTCGAAGATCACGCCGAGCATGTCGTAGACCTCGCGCTCCATGTAATTGGCGCCCGGCCAGATCCCCGTCGCGGTCGGCACCGTCTGCCCGTCGTCGACGCCGGTCTTGAGGAAGAACCGCCGGTTGTGGCGGAGGCTGTAGAGGTTGTAGACGATCTCGAACCGGGGCTCCCCTTCGGCCTGGTGCCCGAGGAGGTCCACGCCGCAGAGATCGGTGAGGAGCTCGCAGTCGAGCTCCGTCGCCTCGCGCGCCAGGCGGAGGGCGTCCAGGATCCGCTCGCGGTGGATCCAGATCGAGAGCTGCCTCCGGAACGAGCGCTCGCGAAGGACGCCGTCCCCGAGCTTCCCGCGGAAGAAGTCGACGACCCTCTGCTGGTCGGGCGTGAGCGGCTCGAGATCCTCGAGACTCGGGATCAATCCCACTCGAGCGCCCCCTTCCCCCACACGTAGACGAGCCCCGCGAGCAGGATGGCCACGAAGATCCCCATCTCGATCAAACCGAAGAGCCCCAGCTGTCCGTACACCACGGCCCACGGGTAGAGGAACACGGTCTCGATATCGAACACGATGAAGAGCATCGCGATCATGTAGAAGCGCGTGTGGAAGCGCTCCCGCGCGTTCCCGACGGGGGTCACGCCGCATTCGTACGGCATGAGCTTGGCCGGGTAGTTCACGCGCCTGCCGAGATAGTGCGACGCCGCGATGCTGCCGAGGGCGAAGCCCGTCGCGACGATCACCATCATGAGGATGGGGATGAAGGCGGCTGTGCTGTTCGGGTCGACCGGACTCACCCAGCTCCCTGTCGTGGCGCCCCGTGGGACGGTTTCCCGCCCCCGGCGAACCGATCCGAGGCGAGTTCGTGAAAAAAGGTGCTAAGTGCGGCAGGATAGGGAGTTGGCGGTGGGGGTGTCAAGCCACCTTTTCGAACTGAACCTTCTGCTCGGTGCCGGAAACGCGGATGGCGTGGTGGTCGGGATCGTGCTCGAAGAGGAGGAGCCAGCCCTCGCGCGTCGCCTCGCGCAGGATCGCGCGCTTCGTCTCGAGCGTGGTCACGGGATAGAGGTCGTAGCCCATGATGAACGGAAGCGGGAGGTGCGCCGCCGTGGGCACGAGATCCACCGTGTAGAGCGCGCGCTCGCCCGGGATGTCGAAGAAGGTCCCCTGGTGCCCGAGCGTGTGCCCCGGGAGGCACTTCATCCAGACCCCGGGCAGGATCTCGAGGTCGTCCTCGTGGATCGTGAGCTGTCCCGTGGCTTCGAGCGGGTCGTAGTTGTCGCTCAGGTAGGAGGCCCGGTTTCGCTCGTTCGCGTGGTGCGCGTCGTCCCATTCCTGCCTGCGCGCGAAGTACCGCGCGTTCGGGAACGTCGCGCGCACGACGCCGTTCTCTCCCTTGCTCGTGCCGCCGCCGCAGTGATCGAAGTGCAGGTGCGTCAGCGCCACGTCCGTCACGTCCTCGGGCCGGTATCCGGCCGACGCGAGATCCTCGAGGAGTGCCTCGGGGCGCTCGATCGCGTAGATGTCCCGGAACTTCGGATCCGACTTCGTGCCCGCGCCCGCGTCGACCAGCACGCGCTTCCCGTTTCCCTCGATCAGGAGACACGTCATGCGCATGCGGATCCGGTTCCGCTCGTCGGCCGGAGCGACGCGTTCCCAGAGCACCTTCGGGACGACGCCGAACATCGCCCCGCCGTCGAGGCGGAAGCGGCCGCCCGAGAGGAAGTGGACCGTGTAGGGACCGATGCGGAGGGATGCCGGACGCGCGCCCGCCGCCGCACCGGCGGCGGACTGGGCGGGCGTGCTCACGGGTTCCATCGGGTCATGCCGGAGTGCCTCATAAGCCGAGTTCTGTCGGATTGCTCCGTGGCGACCATTTCTCTGGGACGCGCGTTGCCGCGCGCCTCAAGCGACCTACCCGGGACTCGAGCGAGGCGGGCCACCTCTCGTCCCCTATTTGGTCTTTCTCCGGGTGGGGTTTACCGAGCCGGAGGCGTCGCCGCCTCCGCTGGTGCGCTCTTACCGCACCGTTTCACCCTTACCGCGGGGCTTTCGCCCCGAGGCGGTTTGCTTTCTGTTGCACTTTCCCTGGGATCGCTCCCGCTGGGGGTTACCCAGCACCCTGCCCTGTGGAGCTCGGACTTTCCTCAGGCCGCGCACGCGCGGCCCGCGGCCGCCTGTGGCACTCCGGACGCCCGATGAGCCTGCCTGTTACGATGCGGGAGCTTAGAGAGAGACGCGCGGGGAATCAAGGGCGTCCAGGCGAACCGCATCGCGAAGCGGGTCTAGCGACCTTCCGCTCGGACCCTAGGGAACGCGCGCTCCGACCACCGGGACCATCCAGACGGCGTATCCCTTCGGATCGCGGATGTTCGCGATCATCTGATCGAAGAACGCGACCGCCTGCTCCTTCGTGAACCGCGTCACCTCGCTCGACACCTCGGCATATCCGTCCCGCCACGCGGTCAGGATGCTCGCGAACGTCTCCCGGGGCACGCGCAGGGTGTCCACGATCACGTAGTCCACCGTGATGTCCGCGACGCCCAGGCCCGCGAGGATCGAGTACGTGTTCCGCCCCACGAAGAGATCCGTGTTCGTCGTCTCGCCGAACCGGGCCGGCGCCTCGTGCCAGAACTCGTCGGGGTTCACCGAGGCGCTCTTCTGGAAGTGGAGCATCCCGTAGTCCTCCGGGATGAGGTGCAGCCTGCCTCCCGGCTTCGTCACGCGGCGAAGCTCCGCGAGCACGCGATCCGGATACGGAATCGAGTGGATCACGTGCCGGCACGTCACGAGATCGAACGACGCGTCCGGAAGCCCCAGCTCGTAGATGCTCCGATGCTCGAACGTGAGCCGGTCCGCGAGCCGGCGGTACCGGTTCCTCGCCAGCTCGAGATGATGGTCCAGGATGTCCACCCCCAGCACCGTGGAGCGCGGAAACAGCTCCGCCAGCCGGGAGGCGCCTTCCCCCGTGCCCGCTCCCGCGTCGAGGATCCGGATGTCCGGCGCCAGGCCGTACCGGCGGATCAGCTCCGATTCCTGAGGCCAGATCGCCTTCGCCTGGGCCTCCAGGTTCCGAACCATCGATTCGTCCGCCATCTGCTGCTGGTGCGGATTCAGGTCGACCACGGATCCCCCCTCGCTCACAAATGCCCGAGCTGCTCCAGCATGCGAATCGCGTTCTGGTTCTCGGGATTGATCTCCAGCGAGCGGCGATAGTTGCGCACGGCCGAGACGCGATCGCCCGCCAGGAGGTACGCCTCGCCGAGGCTGTCGTAGACGTTCGACGAGGCCGGATAGGCCTCGACGTTCAGCTCGAACACGCCGATCGCGTCCGGAATACGGCCGGCCGCGAGGAGCCGGTATCCGAGGTCGTTCAGGGTCCCCTCCTCGAACGGAACCGCGTCGGGCCGCGCCGCACGAAACTTCCGGTACGCGGCGCGAAGCGAGTCCACGCCTCCTTCCCAG is drawn from Candidatus Eisenbacteria bacterium and contains these coding sequences:
- a CDS encoding methyltransferase domain-containing protein, giving the protein MVDLNPHQQQMADESMVRNLEAQAKAIWPQESELIRRYGLAPDIRILDAGAGTGEGASRLAELFPRSTVLGVDILDHHLELARNRYRRLADRLTFEHRSIYELGLPDASFDLVTCRHVIHSIPYPDRVLAELRRVTKPGGRLHLIPEDYGMLHFQKSASVNPDEFWHEAPARFGETTNTDLFVGRNTYSILAGLGVADITVDYVIVDTLRVPRETFASILTAWRDGYAEVSSEVTRFTKEQAVAFFDQMIANIRDPKGYAVWMVPVVGARVP
- a CDS encoding NADH-quinone oxidoreductase subunit J, with translation MFAGIAVGCALAVVFHRNQVHCALFLIAVLLSVSGLFILLSASFIAALQVLVYAGAIMVLFLFVLMLLGAKDESPLLTRGAMKGFGILFAIVAFAEVLWVLLAPSGEPPDLAGSAPLPEGFGSPASIGRVLYTVWLFPFEITSILLLVAVIGAVVLAKRKFG
- a CDS encoding NADH-quinone oxidoreductase subunit A, with the translated sequence MMVIVATGFALGSIAASHYLGRRVNYPAKLMPYECGVTPVGNARERFHTRFYMIAMLFIVFDIETVFLYPWAVVYGQLGLFGLIEMGIFVAILLAGLVYVWGKGALEWD
- a CDS encoding MBL fold metallo-hydrolase → MSTPAQSAAGAAAGARPASLRIGPYTVHFLSGGRFRLDGGAMFGVVPKVLWERVAPADERNRIRMRMTCLLIEGNGKRVLVDAGAGTKSDPKFRDIYAIERPEALLEDLASAGYRPEDVTDVALTHLHFDHCGGGTSKGENGVVRATFPNARYFARRQEWDDAHHANERNRASYLSDNYDPLEATGQLTIHEDDLEILPGVWMKCLPGHTLGHQGTFFDIPGERALYTVDLVPTAAHLPLPFIMGYDLYPVTTLETKRAILREATREGWLLLFEHDPDHHAIRVSGTEQKVQFEKVA
- the nuoL gene encoding NADH-quinone oxidoreductase subunit L, which produces MSLSLLWLVPTLPLVGAIVNGLGAGRLPRKMVSALGVGSVGLAFLIAAGCFFRLLELPAEERIFLQTLFDWIDSGDFSVPIRLALDPLSAVMMLVVTGVGFLIHVYSTGYMGHEKAYGRYFAYLNLFTFSMLMLVLADNFLLLFFGWEAVGLCSFLLIGYWYQRPSAATAGFKAFVVNRIGDWGFMIGIFLVFVTFGTLDFGRVFAEAPGRLAIGSSLANAIALFLFIGAMGKSAQIPLHVWLPDAMEGPTPVSALIHAATMVTAGVYMVARCHILYTLSPVALGVVAAIGAATILFAATVALTQKDIKRVLAYSTVSQLGYMFLGLGVGAFTAGIFHLMTHAFFKALLFLGAGSVIHALSGEQDMDRMGGLRKHLPRTHLTMLVATLAIAGVFPLAGFFSKDEILWHAWENGGPLLWGVGLTGAFLTAFYMFRLYFMTFHGPERLTHEAKHHLHESPNSMTIPLLVLALLSVVGGWINIPLIHGGQVLGNFLEPVFADVARVAGGPAHHAAEEAVGSHAAIELTLMGISLLVALAGIFLAHRFYVADPEAPKRVVEKARGLYALLRDKYRVDELYDALFVGPIVRGSVRLWERFDVAVVDRAVNGVGRQLERAAGALRQAQSGHVQVYAMVITLGTVVLLGYLALR
- the nuoK gene encoding NADH-quinone oxidoreductase subunit NuoK, coding for MNDPGVPLVAYQILAAILFTIGVVGVLVRRSALVIFMSIELMLNAVNLSFVAFSRQHASLDGHIFVFFVMAVAAAEVAVGLAILVAIFRNRDTANVDDVRLLKG
- a CDS encoding NADH-quinone oxidoreductase subunit C; protein product: MGLIPSLEDLEPLTPDQQRVVDFFRGKLGDGVLRERSFRRQLSIWIHRERILDALRLAREATELDCELLTDLCGVDLLGHQAEGEPRFEIVYNLYSLRHNRRFFLKTGVDDGQTVPTATGIWPGANYMEREVYDMLGVIFDGHPNLERILTPDGWLGHPHRKDFPTMSDQFPNVEN
- the nuoH gene encoding NADH-quinone oxidoreductase subunit NuoH, with protein sequence MDTAFLIESAVKVHIVLGFVLLVVPFVVWMERKVIGHMQDRIGPERVGPFGLLQSIADGIKLFMKEDMVPSQADKAVFILAPAITVVTALVAATVIPWGDTITLFGRTVTLHVADVNVALLFVLATTSMGVYGVVLGGWASNSKYPLLGGLRSSAQMISYELAQGISLVSVVLLAGTLSLAEIGRQQATLWYVVPQFFGFLIYVISGVAETNRAPFDLPEAETELVAGFHTEYSSMKWAFYFLGEYANMMVVSGVAITVFLGAWHGPVLPGPVWFLIKLSLFLFFFVWLRATFPRLRYDQLMAFGWKVLLPASLLNLVATATVVALW
- the nuoE gene encoding NADH-quinone oxidoreductase subunit NuoE, with the translated sequence MLSEQARKRIQDLRQVYETNQSALIPALHVAQEDQGWLSPETQLEVAQLLEVTPQEVRGVVTFYTMFHQRPVGKYLLQVCRNLSCCLKGGHRLQAQIEERLGIKEGETTKDGRFTLVSVECLGSCGTAPVMMVNDRYHEDLTPQGVDQLLTELT